In a genomic window of Candidatus Acidiferrales bacterium:
- a CDS encoding vitamin B12-dependent ribonucleotide reductase, producing MGYTDVFVSEDTKAQSKWGGLTVQRRFTKEGLHPFDEIRWENRTASISNEKGETIFQQENVEVPDFWSMTAANVVVSKYFHGQLGTPERETSVKQLVDRVAKTFTKWGIKGGYFASKEDASIFYDELTYLLVNQYVSFNSPVWFNVGIEEKPQCSACFINSVKDTMESILDLAKTEGMLFKWGSGTGTNFSTLRSSKEKLSGGGTASGPVSFLRGFDSFAGVIKSGGKTRRAAKMVILNADHPDILEFIRSKSDEEKKAWTLIEAGYDPGFNVQGGAYDSVQFQNANHSVRASDDFMRAVLEDKEWVTKNVRDGKPAGTYKARHMMHEIADAAWISGDPGMQFHTTVNNWHTSPNTSPINASNPCSEYMFLDDSACNLASLNLMKFRNADGSFDVDSFMHAVEIVITAQEIIVGNASYPTKAIEKNSVAFRPLGIGYANLGALLMSLGLPYDSEEGRTYAGAITALMTGEGYRQSALIAKTIGSFDGYEVNREPMLGVIRKHRAHVDKVNSELMPKYLVESARKVWDDALTIGKEYGYRNSQISVLAPTGTIGFMMDCDTTGVEPDIALVKYKKLVGGGYLKIVNNTVPLALKTLGYSERQIDEIIKYIDANETIEGAPHLKDNHLPVFDCAFKAINGTRSIHYMGHIKMMSAVQPFISGAISKTVNLPADATVEDIEQAYIEAWKLGLKAIAVYRDGSKRTQPLSTKKDEGNATHAEKEAPRVSRHRLPDERKAITHKFSISGHEGYITVGLYEDGAPGEIFITMSKEGSTISGLMDGFATAISLALQYGVPLKVLVDKFSHMRFEPSGFTNSKEVPIAKSVLDYIFRWMGLKFLPREDQPASVIMDSISGESKTDQKTQFNISLEQTEKKVFKEQSDAPPCHECGSIMIRNGACYKCLNCGSTSGCS from the coding sequence ATGGGATATACGGATGTTTTCGTTTCTGAAGATACAAAGGCTCAATCCAAATGGGGGGGGCTGACCGTTCAGCGTCGTTTCACGAAGGAGGGGCTGCATCCATTCGATGAAATTCGCTGGGAGAATCGAACGGCATCGATCTCGAACGAAAAGGGCGAAACCATATTTCAGCAGGAGAACGTTGAGGTTCCGGATTTCTGGAGCATGACCGCGGCAAATGTAGTGGTTTCAAAATATTTTCACGGACAACTCGGGACCCCTGAAAGGGAAACCAGCGTAAAGCAGCTTGTAGATCGTGTTGCGAAAACGTTCACGAAGTGGGGAATCAAAGGTGGATACTTTGCATCTAAGGAAGATGCCTCGATATTTTACGATGAACTCACATACCTTCTTGTCAACCAATATGTTTCCTTCAACAGCCCCGTTTGGTTTAACGTGGGTATTGAAGAAAAGCCGCAATGCTCAGCATGCTTCATCAACTCAGTGAAAGATACCATGGAGTCGATTCTCGATCTCGCAAAAACCGAAGGCATGTTGTTCAAATGGGGGAGCGGTACAGGAACGAACTTTTCAACTCTTCGATCATCTAAAGAAAAGCTTTCGGGTGGTGGTACAGCATCCGGCCCTGTTTCATTTCTGCGAGGATTCGATTCGTTTGCAGGAGTAATTAAGTCGGGCGGAAAAACACGCCGCGCCGCCAAGATGGTTATCTTAAATGCGGATCATCCCGATATACTTGAATTCATCAGGAGCAAATCTGATGAAGAGAAAAAAGCTTGGACATTAATCGAGGCAGGCTACGACCCGGGTTTTAATGTGCAAGGCGGGGCTTATGACTCAGTCCAATTTCAAAATGCGAATCACAGCGTCCGCGCAAGCGATGATTTTATGCGCGCAGTGCTGGAAGATAAAGAGTGGGTGACTAAGAATGTTCGAGATGGCAAGCCTGCCGGTACGTACAAGGCTCGCCACATGATGCATGAAATCGCGGATGCAGCATGGATCAGCGGTGACCCGGGAATGCAATTCCATACTACCGTGAATAACTGGCATACGTCTCCGAACACATCGCCGATCAACGCATCGAACCCATGCAGCGAGTATATGTTCCTTGACGACAGCGCGTGCAATCTTGCCTCGCTCAACCTGATGAAATTCAGAAATGCAGATGGTTCATTCGATGTCGATTCGTTCATGCATGCCGTTGAGATCGTAATAACCGCTCAGGAGATCATAGTCGGCAACGCAAGCTATCCGACGAAGGCAATTGAGAAGAACAGCGTTGCCTTCCGTCCGCTTGGAATTGGATACGCGAACCTGGGCGCACTTCTCATGTCGCTCGGACTCCCTTATGACAGTGAAGAGGGGAGAACCTACGCCGGAGCAATCACCGCTCTGATGACAGGCGAAGGGTACAGACAGAGCGCTCTGATCGCGAAGACGATTGGTTCATTCGACGGTTATGAAGTCAACCGTGAGCCGATGCTTGGAGTGATAAGGAAGCACCGTGCTCACGTCGACAAGGTTAATTCGGAGCTGATGCCCAAGTATCTTGTTGAGTCTGCGAGAAAAGTGTGGGATGATGCGCTGACAATCGGAAAAGAATACGGCTATAGAAACTCACAAATTTCTGTACTTGCTCCCACTGGTACGATCGGGTTCATGATGGATTGCGATACGACCGGTGTCGAGCCTGATATCGCGCTTGTAAAATACAAGAAACTCGTTGGCGGCGGCTATCTTAAGATCGTCAACAACACCGTTCCACTCGCATTAAAGACTCTCGGTTATTCCGAAAGACAAATCGATGAAATTATCAAATACATAGATGCGAACGAGACCATTGAAGGTGCTCCGCATTTGAAGGATAATCATCTGCCTGTCTTCGACTGTGCATTCAAGGCAATCAACGGAACTCGCTCAATTCATTACATGGGCCATATAAAGATGATGTCGGCAGTCCAGCCGTTCATATCGGGAGCAATTTCAAAGACGGTCAACCTCCCGGCCGACGCGACCGTTGAAGATATAGAGCAGGCGTACATCGAAGCCTGGAAATTGGGATTGAAAGCGATCGCGGTCTATAGAGACGGCTCGAAGAGAACCCAGCCGCTGAGCACAAAGAAAGACGAGGGAAACGCCACCCATGCGGAAAAGGAAGCGCCAAGGGTTTCCAGACACAGGCTTCCCGACGAGCGAAAAGCGATCACGCACAAGTTCAGCATCAGTGGACATGAGGGTTATATCACTGTCGGACTTTACGAAGATGGTGCACCCGGTGAAATTTTTATCACGATGTCCAAGGAAGGCTCGACCATCAGCGGATTGATGGACGGGTTTGCCACCGCAATTTCTCTCGCTCTTCAATACGGCGTGCCGCTGAAAGTCCTGGTCGATAAGTTCAGCCACATGAGATTCGAGCCTTCCGGTTTCACCAACAGCAAAGAAGTGCCGATCGCAAAGTCGGTTCTCGATTATATATTCAGGTGGATGGGTTTGAAATTCCTTCCACGCGAAGACCAGCCGGCGTCGGTAATCATGGACTCAATTTCGGGCGAATCGAAAACCGATCAGAAAACTCAGTTTAACATCTCTCTCGAGCAAACCGAGAAGAAGGTGTTTAAAGAGCAGTCGGATGCGCCGCCGTGCCATGAATGTGGATCGATCATGATTAGAAATGGAGCATGCTATAAATGCCTGAACTGCGGATCGACGAGTGGATGCTCCTGA
- a CDS encoding response regulator, whose product MAFGTIMFRDVKSLLDFNVHYYLYYVIGVLVAIIILLTVLNYLLRSKITRLSSRLRGPISKHASSIENSLDRSTENKKSVSGSVKTGSDNSSLVHEKGIETLAKLASSLSHDLNNIVGNIMGYASLLKKKLQPDSKEFHYAEIIENSSKQMAELVKHVLGFSHLDTKSVEVVDLGQFVENVTRDFEVLRKGKYDVRVSMASRQIPVKISTLQFKQVIVAIMDNAADSMETGGTIKCSIGLPENSSDCFIEIEDHGTGMDAEIRRKIFEPFFTTKPEKKYTGLSLSQVYVIVKQHGGTIAVDSAPGVGTKFKIYLPVCTEEIVRTSKEKIPETLELKELKILIVDDEENVRQLGFDILTEHGFKVITANDGQDALEKLRENPDIQLAILDMIMPVMTGKEACVEIKKMKNAPKVLICTGFSELSDLKTILGTYAEGLLQKPYSTGELVAAVENILKSSAF is encoded by the coding sequence ATGGCTTTTGGGACCATCATGTTCCGTGACGTTAAGTCGCTTTTGGATTTCAATGTTCATTACTACCTGTACTACGTAATTGGCGTTCTGGTTGCGATCATCATTCTTCTAACCGTCCTCAATTATCTGCTGCGGTCAAAGATAACCAGGTTGTCGTCCAGACTTCGTGGCCCGATATCAAAGCACGCTTCGAGTATTGAGAATTCTTTGGATAGATCAACTGAAAATAAGAAATCGGTCTCGGGCAGCGTTAAAACAGGTTCTGATAATTCATCCTTGGTTCACGAGAAGGGGATAGAAACTTTGGCTAAGTTGGCGTCTTCTCTTTCGCATGACCTGAACAACATCGTAGGGAACATAATGGGCTATGCTTCACTCCTGAAGAAGAAGCTTCAACCAGACTCGAAAGAATTTCATTATGCGGAAATAATTGAAAATTCATCCAAGCAAATGGCGGAACTGGTCAAACACGTCCTCGGCTTTTCACACCTGGATACCAAATCTGTTGAGGTGGTCGACCTGGGACAATTTGTAGAAAATGTCACTAGGGATTTCGAAGTCCTCCGAAAGGGCAAATACGATGTTAGGGTGTCCATGGCATCACGGCAGATTCCGGTAAAGATAAGTACTTTGCAGTTCAAGCAAGTTATCGTTGCAATTATGGACAACGCCGCAGACTCTATGGAAACCGGAGGGACAATTAAGTGTTCGATCGGCTTGCCGGAAAATTCGAGTGACTGTTTCATAGAAATTGAAGACCATGGTACGGGGATGGACGCGGAAATCAGACGAAAAATCTTTGAGCCATTTTTCACCACCAAACCCGAGAAAAAATACACGGGGTTAAGTTTAAGCCAGGTTTACGTTATAGTGAAACAGCACGGCGGCACCATTGCGGTTGATTCTGCGCCTGGCGTTGGAACGAAGTTCAAGATATATCTCCCCGTTTGCACAGAGGAAATTGTCCGCACGTCAAAGGAAAAAATTCCTGAGACTCTCGAGTTGAAAGAACTCAAAATATTGATCGTCGACGACGAGGAAAATGTCCGTCAGCTTGGATTCGATATCCTTACAGAACATGGATTCAAAGTCATCACGGCAAACGATGGCCAAGACGCGCTGGAGAAATTGAGAGAGAACCCGGATATTCAACTCGCAATCTTGGATATGATTATGCCAGTGATGACAGGCAAAGAAGCATGCGTAGAAATAAAGAAGATGAAAAACGCACCGAAAGTTTTGATATGCACGGGGTTCAGTGAGCTTTCCGATCTCAAAACAATTCTGGGAACATATGCTGAAGGTTTGTTGCAGAAACCATACAGCACTGGAGAGCTGGTTGCCGCCGTAGAAAACATCTTGAAAAGCTCTGCGTTTTGA
- a CDS encoding response regulator, whose translation MLLEKIAVARPFGVGQAAQVCRVTTRTINNWIRAGKLKAYATPGGHFRIWPSDLKKFLKAHNMDITFDFRGERPKRVLIVDDDEAYAEMVREVLHDKLPNCEIAITQDGYDGLIMLGELKPDLVVLDLMMPGIDGFKVLDLIADRKSSYDLKVLILSGNLTMQSIERLKRSRADRWLAKPISSAELVHSVLDLLSGEELGGKGIS comes from the coding sequence ATGCTCCTTGAAAAAATAGCCGTAGCTAGACCCTTTGGTGTGGGGCAAGCTGCACAGGTTTGCCGGGTAACTACACGCACCATAAATAACTGGATCAGGGCGGGTAAGTTGAAGGCGTATGCAACCCCGGGCGGGCATTTCAGAATATGGCCCTCTGATCTTAAAAAATTTCTGAAAGCACACAATATGGACATCACTTTTGATTTCAGAGGGGAGCGACCGAAGAGAGTACTTATCGTGGACGACGATGAAGCTTATGCAGAAATGGTTAGAGAAGTGCTTCACGATAAGCTACCCAACTGTGAGATAGCGATAACACAGGATGGTTACGACGGGCTCATAATGTTAGGAGAACTCAAGCCCGACCTTGTTGTTCTGGATCTGATGATGCCGGGAATCGACGGGTTCAAGGTTCTCGATCTGATTGCAGACCGGAAATCAAGTTACGATTTGAAAGTCCTTATCCTCTCCGGTAATCTTACCATGCAGTCAATCGAACGGCTCAAGAGGTCGAGGGCAGACCGGTGGCTGGCTAAGCCAATTTCGTCCGCAGAACTAGTTCATTCTGTCCTCGATCTTCTGTCCGGTGAAGAGCTCGGTGGTAAGGGAATATCATGA
- a CDS encoding Rrf2 family transcriptional regulator, whose protein sequence is MSLIFSRQCEYALQAVLYMSAQPNVKYTNINEISEKLGIPMPFLGKTLQLLVKGKVLSSLKGPNGGFKLAKHPDEIALFHVVEAIDGTDFLTSCVLGFPECSSKNPCPMHPEWGPLRDRVYQMLANKTIADFSREITESKQLRSKLKVG, encoded by the coding sequence ATGTCGTTAATATTTAGCAGGCAATGCGAATATGCCCTTCAAGCTGTGCTTTACATGTCGGCACAGCCGAACGTAAAATATACAAACATAAACGAGATCAGTGAAAAGCTGGGAATTCCGATGCCATTTCTGGGCAAGACGCTTCAGCTTCTCGTGAAAGGAAAAGTGCTCTCCTCACTGAAGGGACCGAACGGTGGATTCAAACTTGCAAAGCATCCCGACGAAATTGCGCTCTTCCATGTTGTCGAAGCCATAGATGGGACCGATTTTCTGACCTCTTGTGTGCTTGGTTTTCCGGAATGTTCAAGCAAAAATCCCTGTCCGATGCACCCGGAATGGGGACCTCTTCGAGATCGCGTCTACCAAATGCTCGCGAATAAAACGATCGCAGATTTCTCCAGGGAAATCACCGAAAGCAAGCAGCTTCGATCCAAACTAAAGGTCGGCTAA
- a CDS encoding hemerythrin domain-containing protein, translating into MDSDLRPSHPIAILKWEHKKLEERFDKLPSIVARSLNGNTREFCDKLNLALKLLEAHQEAEERFLFPLIPRMEDFILSNLKKEHLSMLDRADIIVSSNSIDDWANLHRVILSLSTDLKSHFFSEEATVFAEAEKNLTVAQTDILKIKFATRGFIL; encoded by the coding sequence ATGGATTCTGATCTTCGTCCCTCACATCCAATTGCAATCCTAAAATGGGAGCATAAGAAACTCGAAGAAAGATTTGACAAGCTACCCAGTATCGTGGCACGTTCCCTTAACGGAAACACGAGAGAGTTTTGTGACAAGTTAAATCTGGCTCTCAAGTTGCTCGAAGCTCATCAGGAAGCTGAGGAACGTTTTCTCTTTCCGCTAATTCCAAGAATGGAGGACTTCATATTATCGAATTTAAAGAAGGAACATCTCTCCATGCTTGACAGAGCGGATATCATTGTATCGTCAAACTCAATCGACGATTGGGCAAACTTGCACCGCGTGATCTTGAGCCTGAGTACCGATCTCAAAAGTCACTTCTTCAGCGAAGAGGCAACCGTATTCGCGGAAGCCGAAAAGAATTTAACCGTGGCGCAAACAGATATATTGAAAATTAAGTTTGCCACAAGAGGATTTATCCTGTGA
- a CDS encoding YwiC-like family protein gives MKLNDLLPREHGTWAMWIVPMLSAALVTHLSASFVLLFTCFALFYIAHRPIAALTKDMRRPELKKFLLIIVPLAIFLAILLVEVYRLPWLILFWGIELSLFAFSVRTFLHKAQRSFINELTVLAALTLSAPAAYYTVTGRVDVMAVWLFILNFLFFGSSVFYVKARIEFLRSNGKWLNGARKSLTMVIAYHIILIAVIVLLGIFSSIDILILLGFTPMMVQVASGILSKDTRVNFRLVGVLLIAQSFAFLVGIKLFLK, from the coding sequence ATGAAACTGAACGATCTCTTACCGCGCGAACATGGCACATGGGCAATGTGGATCGTACCGATGCTCTCGGCGGCACTTGTCACGCACCTTTCGGCGAGCTTCGTGCTTCTGTTCACCTGTTTCGCTCTTTTCTACATAGCTCACCGTCCGATCGCGGCCTTAACAAAAGATATGCGCCGTCCCGAGTTGAAGAAGTTTCTATTAATAATCGTCCCGCTGGCGATTTTTCTGGCCATTCTTCTCGTGGAGGTGTACAGACTACCGTGGTTGATCCTGTTTTGGGGAATTGAATTATCTTTGTTTGCCTTCAGCGTGAGGACGTTCCTCCATAAAGCGCAACGGAGTTTTATCAATGAACTGACGGTATTAGCGGCGCTAACTCTGTCCGCTCCTGCTGCCTACTACACAGTCACAGGCCGCGTCGACGTTATGGCAGTCTGGCTTTTTATCTTGAATTTCCTGTTTTTCGGGAGCAGCGTTTTCTACGTAAAGGCGAGAATTGAATTCCTGCGCTCAAACGGAAAATGGCTGAATGGCGCGCGAAAATCATTAACTATGGTAATTGCTTATCATATTATCTTGATTGCAGTGATAGTTTTGCTCGGCATCTTCAGTTCGATTGACATTCTGATTTTGCTGGGCTTCACCCCCATGATGGTACAGGTTGCAAGCGGCATTCTCTCAAAGGACACAAGAGTAAATTTTAGACTCGTCGGAGTTTTGCTGATTGCACAGTCATTCGCATTCCTTGTTGGAATAAAACTTTTCCTGAAATAA
- a CDS encoding PfkB family carbohydrate kinase: protein MSLLVVGSIALDTIETPFGRADRVAGGSAVYISAAASYFTAPIRLVGVVGSDFPDSELKFLESRGIDLAGIQVVEGGKTFFWSGRYHYDLNERDTIDTQLNVFEKFNPVLPESYRKSKYLILGNIDPVLQLRVIDSMEQRPELIVCDTMNFWIKGKNKELMETLKRVDVLIVNDSEARLLVSEPNLVKAAKKITKLGPPIVIIKKGEHGALLFTSESVFAAPAFPLEFIYDPTGAGDTFAGGFIGHLARTEDLSDHNLRKATVYGSVMASFGVGKFGTEALKNLSDMDIHRRYRDFIELSRFDE, encoded by the coding sequence ATGAGTCTACTTGTCGTTGGGTCGATTGCGCTCGACACCATCGAAACACCTTTCGGACGCGCCGACCGCGTGGCCGGGGGAAGTGCCGTCTATATTTCGGCGGCGGCGTCCTATTTCACCGCTCCGATCAGACTTGTTGGGGTTGTCGGCTCGGACTTCCCGGATTCGGAACTCAAGTTTCTTGAATCCCGCGGAATAGATCTTGCCGGCATTCAGGTTGTTGAAGGAGGAAAAACATTTTTTTGGAGCGGCCGGTATCATTACGATCTGAACGAGCGCGACACTATAGATACCCAGCTGAACGTTTTTGAAAAATTCAATCCGGTTCTCCCAGAATCGTATCGGAAAAGCAAGTACCTCATCCTGGGCAACATTGATCCTGTTCTGCAGCTTCGAGTAATCGATTCAATGGAACAAAGGCCAGAGCTTATCGTCTGCGATACGATGAATTTCTGGATAAAGGGAAAAAACAAAGAGTTGATGGAAACATTAAAGAGAGTCGATGTCTTGATTGTGAACGACTCCGAGGCGAGACTGCTCGTCTCGGAACCAAACCTCGTCAAAGCAGCAAAGAAAATAACGAAACTCGGGCCGCCGATCGTAATTATCAAGAAAGGTGAGCATGGAGCGCTGTTGTTTACAAGCGAATCGGTTTTCGCTGCTCCGGCTTTCCCGCTCGAATTCATTTACGATCCTACGGGGGCGGGAGATACATTTGCGGGAGGATTTATCGGACACCTCGCTCGCACGGAAGACTTATCCGATCACAACCTAAGGAAAGCAACTGTTTACGGAAGTGTAATGGCGTCGTTCGGTGTAGGAAAGTTCGGCACGGAAGCATTGAAGAATTTATCGGATATGGATATTCACAGGCGCTACCGGGATTTCATAGAACTGTCGAGATTCGATGAGTGA
- the mtnA gene encoding S-methyl-5-thioribose-1-phosphate isomerase — protein MSDPQPDTSRMRQLPDPIRWDKGNVVIIDQTLLPHKEKFISSKNYREVCEWIKSLRIRGAPAIGIAAAYAATLAAFELKSKDKIDSRLDQALSEIQKTRPTAVNLKNILVRLKKISLSGNIAEIFLNESNKILNEEIEACKKIGQFGLELVPEKATILTHCHTGGLATGGYGTALGIIRAAHEAGKDILVLADETRPLLQGARLTAYELQKLGIKFKLIVDGASGIAMKRFRVDLVAVGADRIAANGDTANKIGTYNLSVLCKENKVPFYIAAPSSSFDLTAKSGHDIPIEERSADEVTSFQSCRSAPEGVSVYAPAFDVTPRENISAFVTEKGIIRNPFEENIGKAMVSP, from the coding sequence ATGAGTGATCCACAACCAGATACTTCAAGAATGAGACAACTCCCCGACCCCATAAGATGGGACAAAGGAAATGTCGTGATCATCGACCAGACACTCCTCCCGCACAAAGAAAAATTCATCTCGTCAAAAAATTACAGAGAGGTCTGTGAGTGGATAAAGTCGCTCCGCATTCGCGGAGCACCTGCTATAGGAATAGCGGCCGCGTATGCAGCCACGCTTGCCGCATTTGAATTGAAGTCGAAAGATAAAATTGATTCCCGGCTGGACCAGGCCTTGAGCGAAATTCAAAAGACACGGCCGACGGCTGTCAATTTGAAAAATATTCTCGTTCGACTGAAGAAAATAAGTTTATCGGGAAATATCGCTGAGATCTTTCTAAACGAGTCAAACAAAATTCTGAACGAAGAAATCGAAGCGTGCAAAAAGATCGGTCAATTCGGGCTCGAGCTTGTTCCCGAAAAAGCCACGATTCTCACACATTGTCATACCGGCGGACTTGCCACCGGTGGTTATGGTACGGCGCTCGGAATCATCCGGGCCGCGCATGAAGCGGGCAAGGATATTCTCGTTCTTGCCGACGAGACGAGGCCGCTTCTTCAAGGCGCTCGGCTGACCGCCTATGAGCTTCAGAAATTAGGAATAAAATTTAAATTGATCGTTGACGGAGCCTCCGGAATTGCTATGAAGAGATTTAGAGTTGATCTCGTCGCCGTCGGCGCGGACAGGATCGCAGCGAATGGCGACACCGCAAACAAGATAGGTACCTATAATCTTTCCGTGCTCTGCAAAGAAAACAAGGTTCCATTTTACATTGCCGCGCCCAGCTCAAGTTTCGACTTGACTGCAAAATCCGGTCATGACATTCCGATTGAGGAGCGAAGCGCCGACGAGGTTACTAGTTTTCAAAGCTGCCGCTCGGCACCGGAGGGCGTTTCCGTTTACGCGCCGGCGTTCGATGTTACTCCCAGGGAAAATATAAGTGCGTTCGTGACGGAAAAGGGAATCATCAGGAATCCGTTCGAGGAGAATATTGGAAAGGCAATGGTATCTCCTTAG
- the recO gene encoding DNA repair protein RecO has protein sequence MSIEKTEAIVLRAVNYRDTSKIVTFYTKRYGKMSAIAKGVRNPKSKFGSLFQPLNYLQIVFYHRESRQLQYVSSSDFVKYFKSLTASVEKLSVAMSLIEIVNLVMHDEEENEQLFGLLVDSLAELDTLEMPDVASPQRALNVFIHFGLHLAIELGFAPNFENCLICRKPIRIEKQTKINYVIEKGGPLCEECSSKVNGTFLISSPGFLILRSFARLNSEAAAKSKIEPAVRHELSNFIFVYLRKHSDSLKDIKSLKFLSALK, from the coding sequence GTGTCAATCGAAAAAACTGAAGCCATCGTACTTAGAGCGGTAAACTACCGCGATACGAGCAAGATCGTGACGTTTTATACGAAGCGTTACGGAAAGATGAGCGCGATCGCAAAAGGCGTTCGCAACCCCAAGAGCAAGTTCGGCTCCCTGTTTCAACCGCTCAACTACCTCCAGATAGTCTTCTACCACCGCGAGAGCCGCCAGCTTCAGTACGTCTCGTCCAGCGACTTCGTTAAGTACTTCAAGTCGTTGACGGCGAGCGTCGAGAAACTTTCTGTCGCGATGTCGCTAATCGAGATCGTAAATCTTGTCATGCATGACGAAGAGGAGAACGAACAACTTTTCGGACTTTTGGTGGATTCGCTGGCCGAACTCGACACGCTGGAGATGCCAGATGTTGCGTCCCCGCAGCGTGCATTGAATGTTTTCATACATTTCGGCCTTCATCTTGCAATTGAGCTTGGCTTCGCGCCGAATTTCGAAAATTGCCTGATATGCCGTAAACCTATCCGCATTGAGAAACAAACGAAAATTAATTACGTTATAGAAAAAGGCGGGCCTCTGTGTGAGGAGTGTTCCTCGAAAGTCAACGGCACTTTCCTGATATCAAGCCCGGGATTTCTAATCTTGCGCAGTTTCGCCCGTCTAAACTCAGAAGCAGCTGCGAAGTCGAAAATTGAACCGGCAGTTCGACATGAACTTTCAAATTTTATTTTTGTTTACTTAAGAAAGCACTCGGACAGCCTGAAGGATATAAAGTCTCTTAAATTCCTGTCTGCACTAAAATGA
- a CDS encoding Do family serine endopeptidase, with translation MRRRTIIGAALLVAVGIVFGAFLVMSFNGVGTSLSFQSEKIKLGGAPPLVNTDMNLMSTQRAFVAVSKAVTPTVVSVTVTTKPKSSIPFFHNFQFNFPEPEPEQGMGSGVIVTSDGYIITNNHVVDDAEKNGIKITLHDNREFSGRVVGKDPTTDVAVIKIDANSLPIAALGNSDSIEVGEWVLAIGNPLGLTSTVTAGIVSALGRNIDVATSREKYGISNFIQTDAAINPGNSGGALVNIHGEVIGINAAIATRTGYNQGYGFAIPINLVKKMAEDLIAYGKVRRPWLGIAMKSDLDETDAHALGMSKPSGVLVQDVYPGTPAEKAGIKAGDVILSVDGKDVNAANEVQIIIAEHKPGDMVSVKVFRDGGAGEKKVTLSELPEQNLASADQNVDQDEEEENPNETGQINVAKLGISVQPLDEGTKRQANAESGILVASVAPNGPAADRTLLQGDIITEVDHQKIKSPGEFTSVLKNKKSGDAVMLRVLTRQGNSFVSRFVAVEIGE, from the coding sequence ATGCGGCGGAGAACAATAATCGGAGCGGCATTGCTTGTCGCCGTCGGAATCGTGTTCGGCGCGTTTCTCGTGATGAGTTTCAACGGCGTGGGCACAAGCTTAAGCTTTCAATCCGAGAAGATAAAACTCGGCGGCGCTCCTCCCCTCGTTAACACCGATATGAATTTGATGTCGACACAGCGGGCATTTGTTGCTGTATCAAAGGCCGTGACTCCGACCGTCGTCAGCGTTACCGTCACCACGAAACCGAAAAGCAGCATACCGTTCTTTCATAACTTTCAATTCAATTTTCCCGAGCCTGAGCCCGAACAAGGAATGGGATCGGGAGTCATCGTAACTTCGGATGGGTACATCATAACAAACAATCACGTCGTCGACGACGCGGAGAAAAACGGAATCAAGATTACGCTTCATGACAACCGGGAATTTAGCGGAAGAGTCGTTGGAAAAGACCCAACCACGGACGTCGCGGTAATCAAAATAGATGCGAACAGTCTTCCGATTGCGGCGCTCGGAAATTCTGACAGCATTGAAGTTGGGGAGTGGGTTCTTGCTATCGGAAATCCGCTCGGTCTAACCTCGACAGTAACTGCGGGCATTGTGAGCGCACTCGGCAGAAATATCGACGTCGCCACATCGCGGGAAAAATACGGTATCAGCAACTTCATCCAGACGGATGCTGCGATCAACCCCGGCAACAGCGGCGGTGCCCTCGTAAATATCCACGGTGAAGTTATCGGAATCAACGCCGCCATCGCAACGAGAACCGGTTACAATCAGGGATACGGCTTTGCGATCCCGATAAACCTGGTGAAGAAGATGGCTGAGGACCTGATCGCGTACGGGAAGGTGAGAAGACCATGGCTTGGTATCGCAATGAAATCCGATCTCGATGAAACCGACGCACATGCTCTTGGAATGTCAAAACCGTCCGGAGTATTGGTCCAGGACGTTTACCCGGGGACGCCGGCGGAGAAAGCCGGTATCAAGGCAGGCGACGTCATCCTCTCCGTCGACGGGAAAGACGTTAATGCCGCAAACGAAGTTCAGATAATAATCGCAGAACATAAACCGGGCGACATGGTCTCGGTGAAGGTTTTCAGAGACGGTGGAGCAGGAGAGAAGAAGGTCACCTTAAGTGAGTTGCCCGAACAAAACCTGGCAAGCGCCGATCAGAACGTCGATCAGGATGAGGAAGAAGAAAACCCGAACGAAACCGGGCAGATAAACGTTGCCAAGCTTGGAATATCCGTGCAACCTCTCGACGAGGGCACAAAGAGGCAGGCGAATGCCGAATCTGGAATTCTGGTCGCAAGCGTTGCTCCGAACGGACCTGCAGCGGATAGGACACTACTGCAAGGCGACATCATCACGGAAGTGGATCACCAGAAAATCAAATCACCCGGGGAATTCACAAGCGTTTTGAAAAATAAAAAGAGCGGGGATGCGGTGATGCTGAGAGTGCTCACAAGACAGGGGAACAGCTTCGTCTCAAGGTTCGTAGCTGTGGAAATAGGCGAGTAA